The Chelatococcus sp. HY11 nucleotide sequence GCCCATTTCGCTCGGTTGGAAGAAGTCGCAGGCCGCATGCGCATAGCCTAGCCCTATCCGACGGTCCCGGATAAAGAGCCGGTACGGCAACTGCAGCGCATCCGCGAACCAGTCCTCGATGACGCCGTTGAAGAGGTCGAAATACACCGGCGTATAGACGATGCCCGCCGGGTCACAATGGCTGAAGCGGATCGCGACACGCGTGTTCCATGTTCTCGGCGGCAGATCGTCAATGTGCAAGGGTATGGGACGCGGCATTCCGACCTACACGGTTACGCTGTAGCGCTTCAGAAATGTGCGGGCGAAGATCCGCAGCAAGCGATCGCAGGTATAGCCGAGCAGTCCGAGAATGATAATGCCAACGAAGACCCATTCCGTGCGGCCATAGTTGCGCGCTGTCCAGATGAGCGCACCGAGCCCATCCTGCGCCGCCACGATCTCGGCGGAGACCACGGTCAGGAAGGAGTTGCCCATGGCGAGCCGCGCGCCGGTGATCATGAACGGCACAGTCGAGGGGACGACCACGGTCAGCAAGGTCCGAAGCGGGGACGCTCCCAGTGACGCGGCTGCGCGCAGGCGCAGCTCACTCACCGCCTGCACGCCGGCGATCATATTGACAACGATGATGAAGACCGTCGCATAGAAGATGAGCGCGACCTTGGATTCCTCGCCCGGTCCGAGCCAGATCACCGCCAACGTGATGAAGGCGATCGGCGGCACGAAGCGGAAGAACTCGATATAGGGCTCGAGCATCTCGCGGATGATGCGGAAATGCCCCATCAGGATGCCGAGCGGCACGCCGATGATGATGCCGAGGGCCCAGCCGCTGCCAATTCGCGCCAGCGAGGCGACAATGGACTTCGCGAGGGTGCCATCCTCCGCGAGCTCGATCGCCGCGGCCCAGGTGTCGGAGGGAGAGGGGAGAAACAGCGGCGAGATGTTGCTGCTCAGAATCTGCCAGATGATGAGGCCGCCGAGAACCGCCGCAATGGCGATCGCCACCTGGCGAAATTCGGCGAGGCGCGCGAAGCTGCTGGTGCGCGGCGCGGCATTTGCCACATTCGCCGCTGCCGATTGCGACTGGTTCATGCCGTCTTCTCCCGCAAGCCCTGTTGGCGGAGAACCTTGCTGACTTCCTCGCCGATATCGTCCCGCAAATCACGGTGAATGGCGATGGCGCCTGGATCCGTCTCGTCACGGGGGTGAGGCAAGTCGATCGGGACGATCGACTTGATGCGCGCCGCAGGCCCCGTCGTCATGGTGAAAACCCGATCGGCGAGGAGGATCGCCTCTCCGATGTCATGGGTGACGAAGACGATCGTCGAGCGCGTCGCCCGCCAGATCCGGTCGAGTTCGTGCTGCATGACCTCGCGAGTCTGCGCGTCGAGCGCCCCGAAAGGCTCATCCATGAGCATGACGGATGGCTCGTTGACGAGCACACGAGCGATCTGCAGCCGTT carries:
- a CDS encoding thioesterase family protein, giving the protein MPRPIPLHIDDLPPRTWNTRVAIRFSHCDPAGIVYTPVYFDLFNGVIEDWFADALQLPYRLFIRDRRIGLGYAHAACDFFQPSEMGDALDVAVVVAEMGRSSYRLTLHAMKNGREAVRGHFVTVTTGMDARKPCPIPDDLRAALTAYQAATG
- a CDS encoding ABC transporter permease — its product is MNQSQSAAANVANAAPRTSSFARLAEFRQVAIAIAAVLGGLIIWQILSSNISPLFLPSPSDTWAAAIELAEDGTLAKSIVASLARIGSGWALGIIIGVPLGILMGHFRIIREMLEPYIEFFRFVPPIAFITLAVIWLGPGEESKVALIFYATVFIIVVNMIAGVQAVSELRLRAAASLGASPLRTLLTVVVPSTVPFMITGARLAMGNSFLTVVSAEIVAAQDGLGALIWTARNYGRTEWVFVGIIILGLLGYTCDRLLRIFARTFLKRYSVTV